From the genome of Hyperolius riggenbachi isolate aHypRig1 chromosome 9, aHypRig1.pri, whole genome shotgun sequence, one region includes:
- the FBXO34 gene encoding F-box only protein 34, which yields MSTCRAGLHRVALKLYSPCQHVKRASGMPLKPYHKLQKKESSAVDVQSSKGMHLNNQSLAKEEQCNGATRKCLSSNDNQPRRPLGTISQNTMCNTAGVGTSNSFEARAKNVPAATIDQVEEGEVPLDSCALIKPGNTKEKVAFFASQHCNRNNSMKIKNTGDMNGRAAKRRKKSVDMKRGKNNLDKVQEVRKKCLLTEPFPSGMENCSVNFVADRDGILPSRSLSVVEMVAFLEERTSTLLSDCAKSFTVPHPFKPVGPSSKCAHPGISLMAVEASDSASDKDSSEKSELESVCVLEMVAKLESECLRHQNERESGGLSRSNSLRRNVGRMLLATGSQQDANRPNEPTVAVDPEGELAASAVVNLPQNKEDLCSVKLWENRPSAKPQDSESLPPVEDCFVANVNLELVKETYLKMGCNGDIAVIMNPCKFSISACIKAVECAPDSFENQTGRERTANEKAECLNKIPDSVTLKAASVLVHTLSQQEVGLTQDKALTGDLSPGKIFFQTDRHDPQHAHVRDVGSQVQQLEKKAFDNTLCLQNSSMIAQYSVSISSLGNVTQVLDSSVVKRQVSHDFLETRFKIQQLLEPQQYMAFLPHHILVKIFRYLPTQSLAALKCTSCYFKFIIEHYDIRPCDSLWVRDPRYKDDPCKQCKKKCTKGDVSLCLWHPKPYCQALPYGPGFWMCCHMSQKESRGCKVGLHDNRWVPAFHSLNRTVCKKSESEFEED from the coding sequence GGCTTCTGGAATGCCTTTAAAGCCATATCATAAGCTACAGAAAAAAGAATCCTCTGCTGTAGACGTACAATCCAGTAAAGGCATGCATCTAAACAACCAAAGCTTGGCAAAGGAGGAACAGTGTAATGGCGCCACCAGGAAGTGTTTATCTTCTAATGATAATCAGCCTCGCAGACCTCTGGGGACAATATCCCAGAACACCATGTGCAATACCGCAGGGGTTGGCACTTCAAATAGCTTTGAAGCGCGCGCCAAGAATGTTCCAGCTGCAACAATCGACCAAGTGGAAGAAGGAGAGGTCCCATTGGATAGCTGTGCTCTTATCAAGCCAGGAAACACCAAGGAAAAGGTAGCGTTCTTTGCATCGCAGCACTGCAACAGGAACAATTCGATGAAAATTAAAAACACTGGGGATATGAATGGAAGAGCTGCTAAGCGGAGGAAGAAATCTGTTGACATGAAACGTGGAAAGAACAATCTAGACAAGGTGCAGGAGGTGCGTAAAAAGTGCCTCCTTACAGAGCCTTTCCCAAGTGGCATGGAAAACTGCTCTGTTAATTTTGTTGCCGATAGAGATGGTATCCTTCCCTCCCGGTCTCTTTCTGTGGTTGAGATGGTAGCTTTTCTAGAAGAAAGAACAAGTACGTTACTTTCTGATTGTGCTAAATCTTTTACTGTTCCTCATCCTTTTAAACCTGTTGGTCCTTCTTCTAAATGTGCCCACCCAGGCATTTCCTTGATGGCAGTTGAAGCCAGTGACTCTGCTTCCGATAAAGACTCTTCCGAGAAGTCCGAACTGGAATCTGTATGCGTCTTAGAAATGGTGGCTAAACTAGAGTCAGAGTGCTTGAGGCATCAGAACGAGCGGGAGTCGGGTGGACTTTCGAGGAGTAACAGCTTGAGGAGAAACGTCGGACGGATGTTGCTCGCCACAGGATCTCAGCAAGATGCCAACCGTCCAAATGAGCCAACTGTTGCTGTTGACCCTGAAGGAGAACTAGCTGCTTCAGCCGTGGTAAACCTCCCGCAAAATAAGGAAGACCTCTGTTCTGTGAAATTATGGGAAAACCGTCCTTCAGCTAAGCCCCAAGATTCAGAGTCTTTGCCACCTGTGGAGGACTGTTTTGTGGCTAATGTAAATTTAGAACTTGTCAAGGAGACTTATCTGAAAATGGGTTGCAACGGGGATATTGCTGTAATTATGAATCCTTGTAAATTTTCTATTTCTGCCTGCATTAAAGCTGTTGAATGTGCCCCAGACTCCTTTGAGAATCAGACTGGAAGAGAACGAACAGCCAATGAAAAAGCTGAGTGTTTGAATAAGATCCCCGATTCTGTGACCCTTAAAGCTGCCAGTGTACTGGTACACACCTTATCGCAACAGGAAGTAGGACTCACACAGGATAAAGCTTTAACAGGGGACCTTTCTCCAGGGAAGATATTCTTCCAGACTGATCGACATGATCCCCAACATGCACATGTACGTGATGTTGGGTCTCAGGTGCAGCAACTGGAGAAAAAGGCCTTTGACAATACTCTGTGTTTGCAGAATAGCTCGATGATTGCACAGTATTCGGTCTCCATATCTTCACTTGGAAACGTAACTCAGGTACTAGACTCCTCTGTTGTAAAGAGGCAAGTGTCGCACGATTTTCTGGAGACCAGATTCAAAATCCAGCAGCTACTGGAACCTCAGCAGTACATGGCTTTCCTGCCCCATCACATCTTGGTGAAGATCTTTCGTTACCTTCCCACCCAATCCCTGGCCGCCCTCAAATGCACCTCCTGCTATTTCAAATTCATCATTGAGCATTACGACATTAGGCCTTGCGACTCTCTTTGGGTTCGGGATCCTCGCTACAAAGACGACCCTTGCAAACAGTGCAAGAAAAAGTGCACGAAGGGGGACGTCTCCCTCTGCCTTTGGCACCCCAAACCTTACTGCCAAGCTTTGCCTTATGGCCCTGGTTTTTGGATGTGCTGCCACATGTCTCAAAAAGAGAGCAGGGGCTGTAAGGTGGGGCTACACGACAATCGTTGGGTGCCTGCTTTCCACAGCCTTAACCGGACAGTTTGCAAGAAGTCTGAGTCTGAATTTGAAGAGGATTAG